GCTGGAAGCGGCCATCGACGTGGACATCGACACCCTCGCCCGCTGGAGCGACGCCTCCCTTGAGCTGTTCTGGGGGCGGCCGCGCGGCGAGCGCGAGGTGGCGCTGGCCCGCGAGGCCGCCGAGTTCTACGCCTGGCTCACCGGCCTGGTGTCCCAGCCCGCGCCCGAGGAGGGCACGCTCCTCGGCGCACTGGCCGCGCACCGGCTGCCGGACGGTGAGCCGCTGGGGGTGACCCAGAAGGCGGCCGTGGTCTACTTCATGATCATTGCCGGTCAGATGACGACCACCCAGATGCTGAGCACCATGTACCGCAGGGCGCTCCGGGAACCGGGTCTGTGGCAGCGGTTCGCCGCCGAGCCGGCGGTCGTGGAACCGTGGACCGAGGAGGTGCTGCGGCGGGACCCGCCCATCACCACCTGGCGCCGCGTCACCGCCCGGCCGGTGACGCTGTCCGGTGTCGGCCTCCCGGCAGGGGCTCCCCTGCTGCTGATGCTGTCGTCCACCGGATCGGACACCGAGGTCTTCGAACACCCCGAGCAGATCTGTCCGCACCGGGCCAACGTACGCAGGCACCTGTCCTTCGGTATCGGGCGCCACCGCTGCTCCGGGGCCGAACTGGCCAGGATGGAGGCCGACGTGGTGATGCGGATGACCGCCGAGCGGCTTCCGGACCTCCGCTTCTGCGAGGGGTCCTCGCCGGAGATGCTGGCGCTGCTGTCCTTCCGCGCCCCGCTCCAGGTACTGGTGCGGCGGGGCTGACCCACCGCGCCCCGGTGCGCCCGGGGCCGGCCGATCCCGGCCGGCCCCCGAGCCGCCGTGCGCTCGGTCAAAGGCCTTACCAGGGACTGTGCTTGACCACCGTCTCGATGGCGCGGTCGATCTCCGCCTCGGTCAGGTCGGCCCGGGAGGTCAGCCGGATACGGGAGAACCGGTCGGGTACCGACGGCGGGCGGAAGCATGCCACCTTGACCCCCTCGGCCAGGCAGTCCTCCGCCCACCGCGCGGTCTGGGCCGCGGAGGGTCCGCGCACCGAGACCACGGCCGCCTGCGCGTCCGTCACCGGCAGGCCGGCCGCCCTGAGGCGTTCGGCGAGTGCCGCCGCGACCGCGCGGGTACGTGCCGGACGGTCCGGCTCGGCGCGCAGGACCCGCAGCGCCGCCAGGGCGCCGGCCGCGGAGCCCGGGGCGAGCCCGGTGTCGAAGAGGAAGCTCCGGGCCATGTTCATGACGTGGTCGACGACCCGGCGGGGGCCGATCACCGCGCCGCCCTGGGCGCCCAGGGACTTCGACAGGGTGATGGTGGTGACCACGTCGGGGCTGCCGGCCAGGCCGGCGGCGGTCACCGCGCCCTCTCCGCGCCCGCCGACGACCCCGAAGCCGTGCGCGTCGTCGACGAGGAGTCCGGCGCCCTGCCGGCGGCAGGCGTCGAGTACGGCACCGAGGTCGACGAGGTCGCCGTCGACGGAGAACACCGACTCGGTCACCGCCACCGCGCGCTGCTGCTCCCGTCCGGCGAGCACCCGTTCCAGAGCCTGCGGGTCGGCGTGCGCGGTGTCGACCACCTCGGCGCCGGAGAGGCGGTAGCCGTCGATCAGGGAGGCGTGGTTGAACGCGTCGGAGGCGATCAGGGTGCCCGGGCGGGCCAGTGCGGTCACCGCGCCCAGGTTGGCCAGGTAGCCGGAGGAGAAGACCAGCGCGGCCTCCGCCCCGGTGAACTCCGCCAGCTCCCGCTCCAGTTCGGTGTGCACCTCGGTGGTTCCGGTGGCCAGCCGGGAGCCGGTGGAGCCGGCTCCCCAGGTCAGGGAGGCGTCGGCCACCGCCCGGACCACGCCGGGGTGGCGGGTGAGGCCGAGGTAGTCGTTCCCGCCGAAGTCGATCACGTCGGGCCGGGGGCCCCGGACCTGGACCCGGCGGGTGAGGCCCGCCCGGTCCCGGCGCCGGGTGCTGTCGTCGATCCACGCGAAGACGTCGTGCGGATCGCCGTGTCGCTCTGTTTCCATCGCTTCGCTCCGAACGCTATCGGGCAGGGCCGAGGACGAGGACGCCGTTGTGGCCGCCGAAGCCGAACGACTGTGTCAGGGACGGTCCGGGTTCCCACTTCCTGCCCTCGCCCGCCACCACGTCCACGGCGAGCGCGGGATCGAGGGCGGTCAGACCGACGGTCGGGGGTATCACCGCGTGCCGCATGGACAGGAGCACCGCGACAGCCTCGAAGGCGCCGCCCGCGCCGAAGGCGTGCCCGGTGGCCCCCTTGGTGGAGGTCACCGGCGGGCAGTCGGCGAAGACCGACAGGATGGCGTTGGTCTCCGCTTCGTCGTTGCGCAGGGTTCCGGTGCCGTGGGCGTTGATCTGCCGTACGTCCTCCGGGCGCACCCCGGCGTCCTGGAGGGCCAGGCGGATGCAGCGGGCCGCGTCGGCGCCGGTGGGCGCGGGCATGGTGATGTCGTGCGCGTCGGCCGTGCTGGCCGAGCCGAGCACCTCGCCGTGGATGACCGCGCCGCGCGCCACCGCCGTGTCCCACTCCTCCAGTACGAGTACCGCGGCGCCCTCGGCGATGGCGAAGCCGTCGCGCTCCGCGTCGAAGGGCCGGGTGCGGCCGGACGGGGACAGGGCCCGCATGTTGGTGAACCCGGCGACGATGGTGGGCGTGACGGCCGCCTCGGTGCCGCCGGCGATGACCCGGTCGCAGGTGCCGTCGGCGATCATCCGTGCCGCGTGCCCGATGGCGTGGGTGGCGGCGGCGCAGGCGGTCTCCAGGCTCTCGCACGGCCCCCGCCAGCCCTGGCGCATGGCCACGGTCGCGGCGGCGGCGTTGGCCATCATCATCGGCACGAGGAAGGGGGAGACCCGCCTGCCGCCGCGCTCGTGGTGGATGACGCTCTGCCGCTCGAAGGTGCTGACTCCGGCGAGGGCCGTGGCGACGACGACGCCGCTGCGTTCGGCGTCCACCTCCGTCAGGCCCGAGTCGCGGTAGGCCATGTCGGCGGCCGCGACGGCGAACTGGGTGAACCGGTCGGTGTGCCGGGCCTCCCGGACGTCCAGCCAGGGTGACGGGTCCCAGTCGGTCAGTTCCCGGTGTCCGTCCGGGGGCGTTCGGAAGAGGCCCTCCCAGAAGGCCTCCGCCCCGGTGCCGCAGGCGCTCACGACACCGAGGCCCGTGATCGCGACGCGGCGTGCCACGTCTGTCCGGCCGCTCATCAGGCGACCAGCGAAAGGATCAGCCGGTGCAGGTCGCCGACGGTCTGGATCTCCTCGACGGACTCGTCGGGCACCGAGATGCCGAACTCCTCCTCGATGGCCATGACCAGCTCGACCTGGATGAGGCTGCTGGCGCCCAGGTCGTCGGCCAGATGCGCGTCCGGGGTCACGGACGCGGCCTTGACCTGCAGGACGTCGACGGTGCAGGTGGTGAGCCGGTCGAAAACGTCGTCGTTAGCCACGGGTGGCCAACCTCCCCCAAAATCGGATGGATTGCATAGGTTTTTTCAAAGGTTTCAAGGTCGTGCTTCGGGCACGGGCTCCCGCAGACCGCCGGCCGGCTGCCCGGCCCGGGGCTTGCGGCCCGCGCGAACCCCCGGCAGGACGGCCAGGGCCAGGGCGATCAGCTCCAGGCCCGCGCCCGTCCAAGCCAGGGCGGCCGGCGAGAGCCGGTCGAGGACCGCGCCGCCGACCGCACCGCCGAGGGCGACGCCGAGATACGACGCGGAGCTGTTGACGGAGATGGCCACGCTCGGGGCCGTCGGCGCCAGGTCCAGCACACGGTGGATGGCGGTGGGCGGTTCGGCCCAGTAGACCGTCCCCCAGGCGACCGTCACGGCGAGGAAGACGGCCACCACGGCCGCCGATCCGGAGGCGAAGAAGCTCGACAGCACCGCCAGCAGCGCCATGGCCAGGGCGACGCCCGACACCGAGGCGGTGAAGGTGCGTTGCGCCCCGATGCGGTCGCTGAGCCGGCCGCCGACCGCGTTGCCGACCGCCCCCGCGAGGCCGAACACCAGCAGGACGATGCTCACCCGGGCGTCGTCCATGCCCGTCGTGGCGCGGGTGAAGGCCGCCAGGTAGGTGAAGACGGTGAAACAGCCGGCGACCGCGAACAGGTTGGCGAGGACGGCCAGCAGCACCGGGCGCTGCGCGCCGATGCGCACCCGGTCCCGCATGCTGATCGCGGGCGGCTGCGGTACCGCCGGCAGGACCGCGAACAGGCCGACGAGGACGGGCAGGGCGAGCACCACGACCAGCGCCAGCGTCAGCCGCCAGCTGCCGAGTTGCCCGACCAGCGTGCCGCCCGGCACGCCGAGCGCCGTGGCCACGGTGAGCCCGCCGATGATCATGGAGACCGCCCGCCCCCGGTACCGCTCCCCCGCGAGCGCCGTCGCGGTGGCCGCGGCGGTGTTCATGTAGAGGGCGGCGCTGACCCCGGCGAGGATGCGGGCCGTCATCAGCGCCCCGTACGTCGGGGCGAGCGCGCCCAGGACGTTGGCGAGCAGGAAGGCCGCCATCGAACCGCGCAGCATGACGCGCCGGGACAGTCCGGCGGTCAGGGTCATCAGGACCGGTGCGCTGATCGCGTAGCTCAGCGCGAACGCGGTGACGAGCTGCCCGGCCATCGGCTCGGACACGTCCAGCTCACCGGCGATACGCGGAAGGATCCCGCTGATGACGAAGCCGTCCGTGCCGACGGCGAAGGAGCCGATTGCGAGAAGCGCCAGAATCACCTTGTGGGGCATGACGCCTCCCGGGGACCCTGCGCGGGATCACGCATGTCAGGATCGTGAATTTCCCAGCTCCCCTTTCAGGTCGAGCCGGTCTCGTGAACCGGCTTTACGAACGGGGTCGTTGTGATCAACGTACCAGCAAGCATATGCCGACACGGACGGAGCGGGCGTGAGTGCGGTCACGCCCACCGCTGGCCGAAATCACCCTCCATGTCGCCGACTTGAATGACGGCGGAAAAGTCGATTTCCGGTCAACGGCAAGCCACACGCGGTACATGTGGCCTGAAACTACCGGGTCGGTCGACGAGATCGGACGGCTTGTCAATACCTGTTTCCGCCGAAGCGGGCCGACGATCCCTCAATAATCGCTTGCGCCGACGCGGTCGGGGGTGTGACAACTGACTGGAGCCACGCCAGGGGAAGTTGACGCAGACCGCAGTGGGTTGAGTCACACGAGGATGCATATTCGGCCCGACGTGACTAGCATCGAACACCGGAACGGCCTTCCCGGACCGCGACACCGGCCATCGACCAACGGCCGATTATGAACATCCGGTGAAGATCCGAGCAGTGACAGACACAACGGGGGCTTGAAAACATGTCACTTTCATCCGCATCGCCATGCCCGGCTTCCGCCTGAGCGTGCCGTCGTGCGCTCGATTCGGCGCAATGGATTCATCCGTGAATCACCACCGATAGAAAAGTCGGTCAGCCGGTCCACCGTGCCCGAAAAGCCGGGCCGGCCGTCAAGGAGCTCGACCACATCGTGATAGACCTGCGAATCCTTCTCGTAGACAACTATGACTCCTACACGTGGAACCTCTTCCAGCTGATCTGGAAGGTGGCGGGTGTGCCGCCGGTCGTCGTACGCAATGACGAGGCGACGGCGGAAGAACTGCTCGGACAGGACTTCACCCACGTCGTGATCTCACCGGGCCCGGGCACCGCGGCCAGGGACGAGGACTTCGGGCTGTGCCGGGACCTGCTGGAGCGGGCCGCCGTGCCCGTCCTCGGGGTGTGCCTCGGCCACCAGGGCCTGGCCCTCGCCTTCGGCGGCGAGGTGCGCCACGCGCCCGAGACCGTGCACGGGCAGACCAGCGCGATCACCCACACGGGCACCGGCGTCTTCGCCGGCATCCCGCAGGGCTTCCGCGCGGTGCGCTACCACTCCCTCACCGTCACCGAGCCGCTGCCGGAGCACCTCGTCGCGACCGCCTGGTCCGAGGACGGCGTCCTGATGGGCCTGCGGCACCGCGAACGCCCGCTGCACGGTGTGCAGTTCCACCCCGAGTCGGTGGACAGCGAGTACGGCGAGGAGATCGTCGCCAACTTCCTGGGCGTCACGCCCGCGCTGCGCTGGAGCGAACTGGAGGCGGACCTCGACGCCGAGGGCCTGTTCGTGCGCGCCTTCGCCGACAGCCCGTACAGCTTCTGGCTCGACAGCTCACGCGCCGCCTACGGGATGGGCCGCTACAGCTACCTCGGCTCCTGCGCCGGCGACGGCCTGGAGGTCCTTCGGGCGTACGCGGGGGCCGGCGTCGTGGAACGCGAGACCGACGAGGCCGTGGAGCGGCTGCCCGGCACCGTCTTCGAGCACCTGCGGGCCGGCCTCGCGACCGCACCCGTACCGGTCGGCGCGTCACCGGTGCCGTTCGCCGGCGGCTACGTCGGCTACCTCGGCTACGGCGTCAAGGGAAGCGTCGGCATCGGCCGGCCCGGCAGCGGTGAGCGGCCGGACGCCGAGCTGCTCCGGGTCGACCGCTTCGTGGCCTTCGACCACGAGGCCGACCGGCGCTACCTGGTCACCGTCGGCCTGTCCGCCGAGGAGCACAACGCCTGGTGCGAGGAGGTGCGCGCTCTGGCGCGCCGCCCGCTGGTGCCCCGTCCCCGGCGCGAGAGCCCGCCCGCCGTACTGGAGCCGGGCGTCGACCGGGAGACGTACCTGCGCCACTTCGACACCGTGCGGCAGTGGCTGCACGACGGCGAGTCGTACGAGGCCTGCTACACCTACCAGATCAGCGGCACCAGCGAGGCCGACCCGCTGGAGACCTACCTGCGGCTGCGGGCCGAGAACCCGGCACCCTACGCCGCCTACGTCCGGCTCGGCGAGCGCTCGCTGCTGAGCTCCTCGCCGGAGCGGTTCGTCACGGTCGCGGGCAACGGCGAGGTGGAGGCGAAGCCCATCAAGGGCACGGCCCCCCGGCACGCCGACCCGGTGGCCGACGAGGCCGCCCGCGAGGCACTGGAGACGGACCGCAAGATCCGCAGCGAGAACCTGATGATCGCGGACCTGCTGCGCAACGACCTCGGGCAGGTCTGCGACGCCGGCACCGTCCACGTGCCCCGCCTGATGGCCGCCGAGTCCTACGCCACCGTCCACCAGCTGGTCACCACCGTGCGCGGCAGGCTGCGCTCCGACCGCGGCGCGGTCGACTGCGTGCAGGCGCTCTTCCCCGGCGGCTCGATGACCGGCGCGCCGAAGAAGCGGACGGTGGAACTCCTTGACGAGCTGGAGCCGGAGGAGCGGGGGGTCTACTCCGGCAGCCTCGGCTGGTTCGGGTTCGACGGGGCGGCGGACCAGTCCATCGTCATCCGCACCATCGTCTGGGAGGGCAAGCGCGTGCGCATCGGCGTGGGCGGAGCGCTGATCGTGCTCTCCGACGGCGAGGAGGAGTTCCAGGAGACGCGGCTCAAGGCCCGTGCGCTGCTGCGGGTCCTCGGCGTCGAGGAGCTGGACGGGGCCACATCGGGAACGGCTGCGAGGTGCCGGGGATGAGTACGGTGGAATGCGGGACGGGCGGCGGGAGCGGCTTCGAGGCGGGACCGGCCAGGCCCGACGAGGCGCAGGCGGTGGCCGACGCCGTCACCGCGCTCCTGCGGGAGCTGCGCGGGGACGCCTCGCACACGATCCCGGGGCTCGGGGCCGCGGTGGCGGACGCCATCGCCGGCCGGGACGGCGCCGGGGTGCTGGTCGCGCGGGACGAAGGGGGCCGCGTCGCCGGCGTACTGGGGTACACCACCCAGACCGCGCTGCGACTCGCCGCGCCGTACCGGCACGTCCAGGAGCTGTGGGTGGAGCCGGGCCTGCGGTCGAAGGGGGTCGCCGCCCTGCTGCTGGCCGAACTGGACGCGCTGTGCGCCGCCGACGGCGTGCGCCGGGTCGAAGTCTGCCTGCCGTCCGAGCAGTTCCCCTCCTACCCGCGGACGCTGGCCTTCTACGAGCGCTCCGGATTCCGTGCCATCGGCCCGCGCGTGATCAAGGACCTGTCATGACCCTGCATGTGGTGGTACCGGAGGAGTCCGAGGCCCTGCCGTTCACGGTCGAGCCGGGCGGCGCCCAGGTGGCCAGCAAGGAGGTGCCCGAGCGGATCCACCGGATCCTGGCCGGGCTGCTCGACGGCGGGGCGGTCCTCGCCCCGCCCGGCGCGGACGAGACGGCCCGCGCCGAACGCCTCGCCGAGGCCGTGCACGGCAAGGAACTGCTGGAGCACCTGCGCCACGGGGTGCCCGCGGGCGCGGAGTCCGTCCTGGACGACGCGTTCGCGGCGCCCGGTCTGGTGCAGGAGACGCCCGTCACCCGCGGGGTCTGGCCGGCGGCGCTGGGCGCCGCGGCCGCCGCCGTCCGGGCGGCCGGGCTGACGGCCCGCCTCGGAGAGCACGCCTACGCGCTGGTGCGGCCGCCGGGCCACCACGCGGGGCCCGGCTGGTACGGCGGGTACTGCTTCCTGAACAACGCCGTCATCGCCGCCCGGACCCTCCAGGAGGAGGGCGCCTCCCGGGTCGGCATCCTCGACGTCGACTACCACCTGGGCAACGGCACGCTCGCCTGCGTCCAGGGCGATCCGACGCTGCCGTTCGCGTCGGTGCACTCCACCCGGCCCGACGACTTCCCGTACTCCTTCGAGCCGGGCCCCGGCCTCTTCGGGGCGGGGGCCGACCCCGGCCCGGAGGGGTTCGCGGCGCTCGTCGGGGACGCCCTGTCGCATCTGCGCGGCCACGGCGCCGAGGCCCTGGTCGTCTCGGTCGGCTTCGACGTGCTCGGGGGCGACCCGCACGGCTCCTGGAGCCTCGCGCCGGAGGTGTTCGGTCCCGTCGCCGCGCTGGTGGCGGAGCAGCGGCTGCCCACCGTCTTCGTCCAGGAGGGCGGATACGGACTCCCGTCCCTGCGCGGCGCGGCCCGCGCCCTGGCATTGGAGGCCTCGCGATGAACGCGACCCCCGAAGAGGTCCTGCGGCCGTTCCGCGAACGGCTGGAGGCACTGGACCAGCAGCTCGCGGAACTCGTCGCGGCCCGTCTGGCCGTCTGCTGCGAGGTGGCCGAGGCCAAGCGGGCCAACGGCATCCCGATGATGCAGCCGCAGCGGGTCACCGCGGTCCGCGAGGCGTACGCGGCCCGGGGCGAACGGCTGGACCTCTCCCCCGACTTCATGCGCTCCCTGGCGACCTTGCTCATCGACGAGGCCTGCCGCCTGGAGGACGAGATCATCGACTCTCCCCCGGCGGCCGGCGCGGAGGCACTGCGATGACCCTGACCTTCACCACCCTCGGCCCCGAGGGAAGCTGCCACGAGAACGCCGTGCGCAACTACCTCGCCTTCCAGGGCATCGGGGACGACGCGAAGATCGACCTCACCATCGACCTGCACGAGGGCCTGGAGCGGGTGCGCCGGAGCGAGTCCGACTACCTCGTCCAGTGCAGCGCCCACCCCGAGGTGCACCTGCTCACCGAGCGGTACTTCGAAGAGGTCCACGTGGTGGACACCTTCATCCACCCCACGAAGGAACTGGTCCTCCTCAGCCGCGCCGACGTCGAGCGGCCCCGGTCGATCGGGCTGGTCCCGGCGACCGCCGGCTACGTCGACGTGTCGCAGTGGGAGGAGGTCGTACCCGTGGCGTCCAAGCCGGTGGTCGGCGCCGGACTGCTGGCCGGGGCGTACGAGTCCGGGCTCACGCACCTGGAGTACCTGGAGAAGTCGGACGGGGCGCTGCGCCTGGACCGCTACATCGGCGCGGTGACCACCACCTGGGTGGTCTACGGACGCCGCCCCCGGTTCTCCGGTGACGTCATCGGCACCAAGTGCCGCGCATACCTGCTGGGAGAGGACGTATGAGCGAGACCGCACCCGCCGCGCGGAGGATCCGCGTCTGCGACACCACCCTGCGCGACGGCGAGCAGACCTGCGGTGTGGCCTTCCAGGTCGAGGAGAAGGTGCGGATCGCCCGTCTCCTGGACGAGATGGGCGTCGACGTCATCGACGCCGGCTTCCCGGCCTCCTCGCAGGCCGACCAGGACGCCGTGCGCGGCATGGCCGAGCTGGGGCTGAACGCGCGCGTCGTGGCGTTCTGCCGGCCGAACCGCGCCGAGATCGACCTGGCCAGGGCCTGCGGCGCGAACGCGATCTACACCTTCCTCCCCACCTCCGACGTGCACATGCGGGTCAAGTTCGGCGGTACGGACAGCTCGGTGCGCGACCGCCTCAAGCGGGAGATGGCCGACGGCGTCGCCTATGCCAAGGACCTCGGCATGTACGTCGGCTGCGGGTCGGAGGACGCCACCCGGACCCCGTACGACTACCTGGAGGAGGTCCTCGTACTCGCCCAGGAGAGCGGCGCGGACCTGGTCGGTGTCGCGGACACCGTCGGCTCGACCACTCCCGACGCCTTCCGTGCGCTCATCGGGCGGCTGCGCTCGAAGATCCACGTGACGCTCTCGCTGCACTGCCACAACGACTTCGGCCTGGCCACGGCCAACACCGTCGCCGGCATCCTCGGCGGCGCCGACGAGGTCCAGTGCACGGTCAACGGGCTCGGCGAGCGCGCCGGCAACGCCTCCCTGGAGGAGGTCGTGGTGGCCCTCACCCAGCTGTACGGCTTCGAGACGAACATCGACCTGTCCCGGCTCAAGCCCATGTCGAACCTGATCGCCGACCTGTCCGGCATCGAGGTCAGCCCCATGAAGCCGATCGTCGGCGGGAACGCCTTCTCGCACGAGTCCGGCCTGCACGTGTCCTCCGTGATGAAGGACTCCACCGCCTACGAGCCGCTGCGGCCCGAGCTGGTGGGCCACACGCGGCGGATCGTCATGGGCAAGCACTCCGGGAAGGGCATCATCTCGCACGTCCTGGACAAGCACGGGCTGGCCTACGACGACCAGGTCCTCGGGGCGGTCCTGCGCGAGGTCAAGGAGGCGTCCGTGCTGACGAAGTCGAGCGTCACCGAGGCTCAGGTCGTCGCGATCTACCACGAGCGAACGGCCATGGCGGTATGAGCGAAGAGCACGACACCGGCGCCTGGTTCGCGGACCAGGCGTTCTGGAGGGACTTCTACCCCCATCTGTTCTCGGCGGAGCGGGCCGCGCAGGCGGTGCGGATCGTGGAGCGGTCCCCGCTGTTCCGCTTCCCGTCCGGTGCCCGTGTGCTGGACCTGTGCTGCGGGCCGGGCCTGTTCACCGTTCCGCTGGCCCGGGCCGGGCACAGGGTCACTGGCGTGGACCTGAGCGCGCCGCTGCTGGAGCGGGCCCGGGCCGGCAGCCGGGACGCGGGCGTCGACGTCCGGTTCGTGGAGGCGGACATGCTGGCCTTCGCCGAGCCGGAGGCGTTCGACGCCGCCGTCAACATGTTCACGTCGTTCGGGTATCTGGACCGGCACGAGGACAACGTCCAGGTGCTGCGCAACCTGCACGCCAGCCTCGCTCCGGGCGGAACCCTGCTCGTCGACGTCGTAGGCAAGGAGGTCCTCGCGCGCCGCGACGAACGCGTCTCCCTGTCCGAGCTGGACGGGAGGGTGCTGGTCCAGCGGGACACCGTCCTCGACGACTGGAGCCGGCTGCGCAGCGACTGGTACTCGATCGAGGGCTCGCGCGCGGCCACCGGATCGATGACCATCCACCTCTACAGCGCGGCCGAACTGCGGGACATGCTGCGCCGCGCGGGCTTCGCAGAGGTCCGCTTCCACGGGGACTACGACGGCGGACCGTACGACCACCGGGCCGAGCGCCTGATCGCGGTCGCCACGAAGGGCGTGGACGTCCGTGGGGGCTGAGGTCGTGGTGGTGCGGTCGGCGTCCGCCGTCGGCCGTGAGGGGTGGGACGCGCTGGTCCCGCCGGAGCAGGTGTACCTCTCGTACGACTGGCTGCGCGCGGTCGAGGAGTGCTTCGGCTTCGAACTGGTGCTGTTTCTGCTGCGGGACGGCGGGCGCACGGTGGCCGGCGTACAGGGCCTGCTGGTGCGGGACCCGGACGCGTTCCCGTACCACGATCCGGCGGGCGCCCTGTTCGGCGACTACGAGATGGACCACCTCCGGCAGGCGCTGGCACGCGACCGGTCGCCGCGGGAGTCGGCCGACGCGGGCGCGCTGCTCGCCGCGGTCGTGCGCGCCGAGGCCGCGCACACGCGTGCGGCGGCCTATCCGGCGCTGGTGATGACCAGTCCGTACGGGTACGCGAGCGACGTGCTGACCCTGCCCGGGACCGACCGGGAGGCCGCGATCGGCGAACTGCTCGCCGCCGTGGAGGCGTTCTGCCGCACCGAGCGGATCCCCTCGCAGTCCTTCCTGTGGGAGTCCGGCGGGGACGCGGAGCTGCACCGGGCGCTCGCCGGCCACGGCTACCTGGAGTTCCTCTCCGACCTGGAGTACCACCTCGACACCGCGTCCTGCGGCTCGCTGGAGGAGTACCTGGAGACCCTGGAACGCAAGCGGCGTACGGCCGCCCGCGCCGAGATCCGCAAGTTCGGCGAGGCCGGGCTGCGTGTGGAGCGGATCGCGGACCCCGACCCCGCGGTGATCGCCCGCTGCGCCGAA
This DNA window, taken from Streptomyces sp. TN58, encodes the following:
- a CDS encoding GNAT family N-acetyltransferase gives rise to the protein MGAEVVVVRSASAVGREGWDALVPPEQVYLSYDWLRAVEECFGFELVLFLLRDGGRTVAGVQGLLVRDPDAFPYHDPAGALFGDYEMDHLRQALARDRSPRESADAGALLAAVVRAEAAHTRAAAYPALVMTSPYGYASDVLTLPGTDREAAIGELLAAVEAFCRTERIPSQSFLWESGGDAELHRALAGHGYLEFLSDLEYHLDTASCGSLEEYLETLERKRRTAARAEIRKFGEAGLRVERIADPDPAVIARCAELSEGQQKKYGLPVDRGAMERLFTALLAAPALGPSLFVVRRHGAQGPDVSGFLLCLEAGGVLHPKFLGFDAAAVGAGYAYFNLVFYHQVERAVAGGARRVSYGMGSADAKRLRGCRPAPVRGWIRFSSPAAQRRIEPYVAVFDCLKKQLLGDQDGRVQR
- a CDS encoding class I SAM-dependent methyltransferase, producing the protein MSEEHDTGAWFADQAFWRDFYPHLFSAERAAQAVRIVERSPLFRFPSGARVLDLCCGPGLFTVPLARAGHRVTGVDLSAPLLERARAGSRDAGVDVRFVEADMLAFAEPEAFDAAVNMFTSFGYLDRHEDNVQVLRNLHASLAPGGTLLVDVVGKEVLARRDERVSLSELDGRVLVQRDTVLDDWSRLRSDWYSIEGSRAATGSMTIHLYSAAELRDMLRRAGFAEVRFHGDYDGGPYDHRAERLIAVATKGVDVRGG